GTTGCCCGCGAACTCGGCCCACTCCAGCAGCTCGCCGTTGGCGATCAGCTTGTCGAACTCGTCGTCATTGACGAAGAAGTAGTGGACTCCGTGTCGCTCACCGGGCCGCGGCTTGCGGGTGGTGGCCGACACCGAGAGCCATACCTCGGGGTGAACCTTGCGCATATGCGCGACGACCGTGCTCTTGCCGACCCCTGAGGGGCCGGAGAGCACGGTCAGCCGCGGACGAACCTCTGCTGCCATAGAGCGATTATCCAGGTTCTCGGGACTGCCTGAGAACGCCGGGAGAACTTCAGTCGACGCCTCAGGCGCCGGTGCTGCCGAACTCACGCTCCAGAGAGGCGATCTGGTTGGAACCGAGACCTCGGACACGCCGGGACTCGGAGATGCCGAGACGCTCCATGATCTGCTTGGCGCGCACCTTGCCCACGCCTGGCAGAGACTCCAGCAGGGCGGAGACCTTCATCTTGCCGATGACGTCGTTCTCCTGGCCCGTCTTGATGACCTCTTGGAGCGAGGCACCGGAGTGCTTGAGTCGATTCTTGACCTCGGCCCGCTCCCGGCGAGCCGCGGCGGCCTTTTCGAGCGCGGCTGCGCGCTGTTCAGGGGTAAGGGGCGGAAGAGCCACGCCTACGTCACCTCGGATGTCGAACTGTCGGATACGGACCGGTGGGCAGCCCGAAGGCACCACACCTGGCGAGCTCCCGAACAGCGATGGAAACGCGTTCGCTGCACGTTCACTCTGCTCGGAGACTAGCGGGCAACACCGCTCCAGTCAGCGAGAACGGACGAAAAGTCCTGGTCAGCCTCCACTGAACCGTACATCACGGACAAAATACCTCTGTTTTGTCCGATGAAGAGCGTTCGGGTTTCGCCAAGAAGTGCGAGAGGCCGCGCCGCGGGAGATGCGGGCGGCCTCCACGGACGGTCGATTACGCGGAGACGGCCTCGCCGATCTCGTCGGCGAACCGACGCGCCGAGTCGCGCAGCGCCGTGACGTCCGGACCGTGCTTCAGGACGCCCCGCGACACGTTCGGGACGACGTTGCGCACGGCCTTGCCGAACACCGCCGGCAGGTCCGCCGCCGTCGCGCCCTGCGCGCCGATGCCGGGGGCCAGCAGGGGCCCGTTGATGTCCAGGTCGAAGGAGGACAGGTCGCCCAGCGTGGCTCCGACCACCGCGCCGAAGGACCCCATCGGAGCGGCGTCCGCGTTCTCCGCCGCCAGGTGCGCCAGCATCGTCGCGCCGATGGTCCGGCCGTCCTCCCGGACCGCCCGCTGGACCTCCGCGCCCTCCGGGTTCGAGGTCAGGGCGAGCACGAACAGGCCGGCGCCCGAGGCTCGGGCCAGGTCCACCGCGGGCTTCAGCGAGCCGTAGCCCAGGTACGGGGAGACCGTCAGCGCGTCCGAGAACAGCGGCGAGGCCGGGTCCAGGAAGGCCGAGGCGTACGCGGCCATGGTCGAGCCGATGTCGCCCCGCTTGGCGTCCATGACGACCAGGGTCCCGGCCGCCCGGGCGTCCGCCACGGTCTGCTCCAGGACGGCCACGCCCTTGGAGCCGAACCGCTCGAAGAAGGCCGCCTGCGGCTTGAAGACCGCCACCGACTCCGCGAGCGCCTCCACGACGGTGCGGGAGAACCGCTCCAGGCCCGCGATGTCGTCGGACAGGCCCCACTGGGCCAGCAGCTCGGCGTGCGGGTCGATGCCCACGCACAGGGGTCCGCGGGTGTCCATCGCCTGGCGCAGGCGGGTGCCGAACGGGGTCACAGCGCTCACTTCGCGGCCTTTCGGGTCTCGGCGCCCACCGCTTCGGCGAGCGTCGCGTACGGGCTGACGGCCAGGCGCGCGGCCAGGCCCTTGTGGATGGCGCGGGCGTAGCAGGGGCCCTCGTAGATGAAGGCGCTGTAGCCCTGGATCAGCGTGGCCCCGGCCAGGATCCGCTGCCAGGCGTCCTCGGCGTTCTCGATGCCGCCGACCCCGACCAGGACCAGCCGGTCCCCCACACGGGCGTACAGGCGGCGCAGGACCGCCAGCGAGCGCTCCTTGACCGGGGCGCCGGACAGTCCGCCGGTCTCCTTCACGAGGGACGGGGAGGACTTCAGGCCGAGCCCCTCCCGCGCGATCGTGGTGTTCGTCGCGATGATGCCGTCGAGTCCCAGCTCCAGGGCCAGGTCGGCGACCGCGTCGACGTCCTCGTCGGCCAGGTCGGGGGCGATCTTGACCAGCAGCGGGACCCGGCGGTCGGTCACCGTGCGGTCCGCGGCCTCCCGTACGGCCGTGAGCAGCGGGCGCAGCGACTCGGTGGCCTGGAGGTTGCGCAGCCCCGGGGTGTTCGGCGAGGAGACGTTCACGACGAGGTAGTCGGCGTGGCGGGCGAGCCGCTCGGTGGAGGCGACGTAGTCCGCCACCGCCTCCTCCTCCGGCACGACCTTCGTCTTGCCGATGTTGACGCCGACGACCGTCTTGAAGACGGGCCGGCGGGCCGCCAGGCGGTCCGCCACGGCCGCGGAGCCCTCGTTGTTGAAGCCCATGCGGTTGATCAGCGCGCGGTCCGGTACGAGGCGGAACAGCCGCTTCTTGGGGTTGCCGGGCTGCGGCTCGGCCGTGACCGTGCCGATCTCGATGTGGTCGAAGCCGAGCATCGACATGCCGTCGATGGCCACGGCGTTCTTGTCGAAGCCGGCCGCGAGGCCGAAGGGGCCGTGCATGCGCAGGCCGAGGGCCTCGGTGCGGAGCTCCTTGTGGCGGGGGGCGAGGTAGGCCGCCACGAAGGTGCGCAGCACGGGGGTGCGGGCCGCGAGGCGGATCCAGCGGAAGGCCGTGTGGTGGGCCTTCTCCGGGTCCATCCGCTTGAAGACCAGGTTGAAGAAGAGTTCGTACATCGTCGAGAGGATCCCTCTGCGCTCATGGAAAGGGGGACACCCGTCGTGAAACCGGTGTCCCCCCTCCCGTTACCGGGCTGTGCGGGCTGTACGGACTGGTCAGGCGCGGGCCGCGGTCAGGTGCTCCGCGTGCTCCTGGAGGGAGCGCACGCCCACGTCGCCGCGGTTGAGCGCGTCGATGCCCTGGACGGCCGCGGCGAGCGCCTGGACCGTGGTCAGGCAGGGGACGCTGCGGGCCACCGCCGCCGTGCGGATCTCGTAGCCGTCGAGGCGGCCGCCGGTGCCGTACGGGGTGTTGACGATCAGGTCGACCTGGCCGTCGTGGATCAGCTGGACGATGGTCTTCTCGCCGTTCGGGCCCTCGCCCTCGCTGAGCTTGCGCACCACGGTGGCGTTGATGCCGTTGCGGCGCAGCACCTCGGCGGTGCCGGAGGTGGCCATCAGCTCGAAGCCGTGGGCGACGAGCTCGCGCGCCGGGAAGATCATCGAGCGCTTGTCGCGGTTGGCGACGGAGATGAACGCCCGGCCCTTGGTGGGCAGCGGGCCGTAGGCGCCGGCCTGCGACTTGGCGTAGGCGGTGCCGAAGACGG
Above is a genomic segment from Streptomyces sp. NBC_01233 containing:
- a CDS encoding quinone-dependent dihydroorotate dehydrogenase, whose product is MYELFFNLVFKRMDPEKAHHTAFRWIRLAARTPVLRTFVAAYLAPRHKELRTEALGLRMHGPFGLAAGFDKNAVAIDGMSMLGFDHIEIGTVTAEPQPGNPKKRLFRLVPDRALINRMGFNNEGSAAVADRLAARRPVFKTVVGVNIGKTKVVPEEEAVADYVASTERLARHADYLVVNVSSPNTPGLRNLQATESLRPLLTAVREAADRTVTDRRVPLLVKIAPDLADEDVDAVADLALELGLDGIIATNTTIAREGLGLKSSPSLVKETGGLSGAPVKERSLAVLRRLYARVGDRLVLVGVGGIENAEDAWQRILAGATLIQGYSAFIYEGPCYARAIHKGLAARLAVSPYATLAEAVGAETRKAAK
- a CDS encoding integration host factor, which produces MALPPLTPEQRAAALEKAAAARRERAEVKNRLKHSGASLQEVIKTGQENDVIGKMKVSALLESLPGVGKVRAKQIMERLGISESRRVRGLGSNQIASLEREFGSTGA
- the pyrF gene encoding orotidine-5'-phosphate decarboxylase; its protein translation is MSAVTPFGTRLRQAMDTRGPLCVGIDPHAELLAQWGLSDDIAGLERFSRTVVEALAESVAVFKPQAAFFERFGSKGVAVLEQTVADARAAGTLVVMDAKRGDIGSTMAAYASAFLDPASPLFSDALTVSPYLGYGSLKPAVDLARASGAGLFVLALTSNPEGAEVQRAVREDGRTIGATMLAHLAAENADAAPMGSFGAVVGATLGDLSSFDLDINGPLLAPGIGAQGATAADLPAVFGKAVRNVVPNVSRGVLKHGPDVTALRDSARRFADEIGEAVSA